The Dyadobacter sandarakinus DNA window CGCTCTGATGTGCCTCTACGCTGTAACAGTCACCGGCTTTGTCAAATTCAAGCTCAAACTGGTTGTTCAGGGTAACGTCCCAGGATACACTCAGGTCGTCACGATCGCGCACTACCTGGCTGATGGCCGCATTGGGAAAGTGGGCTTCCACATATTCTTTGGCGCGGGCGGGAAGGGTGGCTTCGTCAACCACCTTTTCATTGTCGCAGGCTGTCATAATCCCAAGCAGCAGCATGAGGCAAACTGAGGCATTTTTCATATTCATTGTGTCAGATTTAAATGAGTAGTTTTTAGTGTGACAACCGAGTTCGGTCATACCCCTATCTGAAGGTTTTAAAATATTTTATGAAAAAAATGAATGATCAGCAGCTGATAGTCAGATAGGTGAGGAAGCAAAAGAAAATTAATGCCCTAGAAACCGAACTTTCCCGAAGTCCCGCTTGTATTACCTTCTGCAATGAAACGCTGATCAGGCAAACGTTATCTGATAACGCAAGCCGGTTGCCAACAAATGGGGGTGACTGGAATTGACAGCGGGTTGGAAGTCTGTGTGTAAGCATGTCGGGAGTTGAGAATACCTCCCGGAAATAATGTTCTCAAACAATAATCGGCGAATATAACTACGCCATGGCTGCCTAATCCGGAGGATTTAGCAAATGCCATCATCTCTCCACCCCACGTGCTGCCGGGTGGGCTCCGAGGTGTCGAACCGCAGCGCTGGTTGGTATATTGATGCGTAAAGCCAACGAGACCCTAGTATCTAAGGCTTAGACGCGGGTCCGCCGCGAACCTTGTCTGGCCCGACAACCTAATCGAGGATAAGCATGTAGAAGGCGCAGGGTTTCCCTGTTCTGGACCGGGGTTCGACTCCCCGCATCTCCACAAAGTAGTGTTTTCTTGAAAAACGACGCATTAAAGCAGGGAAAAATCTTCCTGCTTTTTTCGTGTAGTAGGGTTTTTAGATTTTACCGTTAAATCAGAAAAGGGTTACAAAAAGGTTGCGTATATTATATAGCTACCTTTTATTGAAAGCCTTACTCATTTAACATTTTACAGTATGTACCCTTCGTTTATCAAACAGTCAGTAATTAAGATGCGTGTGAGGTTTATCATCCGTAGAGGTGCCGTCAACAAAGCAGGATTATGCGTCGTTAACTGTCGCATAACCATTAATGGTGAGAGGGCAAATGTTTTCTCGACGGGCGTGGTGGTTGACCCGGCAAAGTGGGAGTCGCGGCTGCAAAAGGTGAAAGGATCGGCTCAGGCAGTAGCAGACCTAAACAGGAGACTTGATCTGGTTAGATCAGAGATCGAAGCGATTTACATTGCTTCAAGGGGAAGGGGAGTAGTTCTGCCAGCTGACAAAGTCCGGGACATTTATTTGGGTAAGGACCAGTTGGGATGTGGGATTACAAAGCTGAGTGAATTGTACCTGGCTCAGCTTAAATTGAAGCAGCGTGCAAAAACTACGATTCTTAGGTACAGCAGGTCCTACAAGTATTTGTATCAGTTTCTGAAAAAAGAAATGGAGGTTTCTGAGATTGGCCGCAAGCAAGTGTCAGGATTCTGGAACTGGCTTAAAGAAAAAGGCTATCACAACGACTATTGCAACAAGATTGTGCAGGCATGCATTGGGCTTTTTAAATTTGCTATGCGGGAGGGTTATTGTGACAAAAGTCCGTTTGATGGATTAGCATTAGAGTGGACCAAAGAGCTCGACACCACTTGCCTGGATGCAAAGGAAATGGATCTTCTTAAGAAGCACCCTTGGAGCCCGAGATTAGAGCGTGTGGTAGATTCCTTTCTTTTCATGTGCTACACGGGTCTCCACATTAGCGACTACCGGCAGATCAAGGAAGAGTCACGGTACACGTTTGAAGGTTGTGAGTTTATGAAGGTCCGGCGGATCAAAACCAACGTTCCATCAATTTTTCCGCTGGACAAGTATGCCTTAGGGTTGATTGAAAAGTACGGCAGCATTGCTGGTCTGCCAAAAATTACCGGCCAAAAGTCGAACGAGTATTTAAAGCAAATCGCAGAAGCGGTTGGCATCAAAAAGAACCTGACCAATAAAATTGCAAGGAAGACATTCACCGACTGGTGCCTAAATGATTTGTGCCTGAGCGAGGAAGTGGTGGCTACCATGCTCGGCCATACGTCCACTCGCCAAGTAAAGCACTATGGCAGCATTAAGGAAAGGAGAATCCTTTCAGAATTCAAAGAAAAGAATATTGACTTTGCCTGATCTGACACCAATGACAGTATTTAGCTTGTAAAAAGCACTTTACACATAACGCGAACATTCGATAACGGCCGTGGGGTCAAATCCACGGCTATTTTTATGACCGACAAAGAAAAAATAGCAGCCGTTCAGACGATATATAGCAATGCCATCAAGCTACGGGTTGCTCAGGAATTGCTTGTTCAAAAGAATTCCAGCGCAAACGAGCTCTCAAAACTGCTGGGCCTGTCAGCGAACTACGTGACCACGATCCTAAAGGCTATGGTAAAAGCAGGCACAGCCGAGTCACTGGGTCGTGATAGCTACTACGTTCAATACGCCCTTACTGACCTGGGGAAAAAGCTGTTAAAAGCAATCTAAGCCTATTTTTTTATCAAACTTAATCTGAAATATGTGATTAAATTATTATCTTAGTGAAACGGTAAACGGCTGATTATGGCTTCATTGAGCGGTAAAATAGAAGAAAAGCTAAGGGAGATTGAGGTAGGAGAGGAGCTTACGTTAACAGTGAGGAAGGTTGAGCAGCGCAGCCGTGTTGAGAACCTGGCAGTCTTTATCAGTCAGCGGGATGAGCAGGAGGTGCTGACCTTTGAGGATTTGTTTGAGGTGGTTGGCTTAGTGGCTTCTGTTTCCGAAGAATTTTCACTTTCTAAATATACCATGAAAGTTACTAATGGAAATCTCTTTGATGAGTTGATAGAGATAGAGGCGAGGTCACTAAGTGAGGCGGAAGAAAAAGCTAGTGAGGTGTGCTGGAACAGTGATTACTATTTGCAGTGGGTAAAACCAGGAGGTTGCAAGTAGTAAGCTTTGAGCATCTATTTAAAGTGGTTAATCTGATTTGATCTATGCATCCTCACATATTCATTGACAAGTCAATTTCTGTAAAGCCCGGCGGAGTCGTCAAGACAGGATATGTCAAAACTGAGAATGTAGTTTTGCTATGCAAGGATCCGATGAGTAAAGGCGACATCAGCGAGAAATACGAATTGGTAAAGCAGAATGCGCCTAACCAAATATTTCCATGTCCCATCGGTCATTTCAGAGAAGATGGGCGGTTCGTAATTCTGGACGGAAGACACACCTTTATTGCGCTGGTTATGAATGGCTTTGAAAGTATTTTGGTAAGCTGGATTGACAATGAAAAATGACTGAGCAGATGTTTACTCCGAAGAAACTTGAACTATCTGACTTCTTAATTGAAGGTTCCGCCGCAATATGGAAGTCCGGATACTATGAGATTGGTGAAGACGAGGCTATTATATTACCTGCCACATGTAAGGTTTTAGCCATGTGTGAAGTAAGGTTGAAAAATCATAACAATCGGACTGTTCAAAGCAGCTTCATAAATGGTTGGCA harbors:
- a CDS encoding PepSY-like domain-containing protein is translated as MKNASVCLMLLLGIMTACDNEKVVDEATLPARAKEYVEAHFPNAAISQVVRDRDDLSVSWDVTLNNQFELEFDKAGDCYSVEAHQSEPLPDSVIPLKILEYTAENYPKAFITSWEKDKTDQEIKLSDQTELVFNLSGTFLRMDQ
- a CDS encoding phage integrase SAM-like domain-containing protein, giving the protein MYPSFIKQSVIKMRVRFIIRRGAVNKAGLCVVNCRITINGERANVFSTGVVVDPAKWESRLQKVKGSAQAVADLNRRLDLVRSEIEAIYIASRGRGVVLPADKVRDIYLGKDQLGCGITKLSELYLAQLKLKQRAKTTILRYSRSYKYLYQFLKKEMEVSEIGRKQVSGFWNWLKEKGYHNDYCNKIVQACIGLFKFAMREGYCDKSPFDGLALEWTKELDTTCLDAKEMDLLKKHPWSPRLERVVDSFLFMCYTGLHISDYRQIKEESRYTFEGCEFMKVRRIKTNVPSIFPLDKYALGLIEKYGSIAGLPKITGQKSNEYLKQIAEAVGIKKNLTNKIARKTFTDWCLNDLCLSEEVVATMLGHTSTRQVKHYGSIKERRILSEFKEKNIDFA